The proteins below are encoded in one region of Knoellia sp. S7-12:
- a CDS encoding AAA family ATPase, whose protein sequence is MALAAQGRQFERPFVGREAELRVLTHALALDGHSHGSFVLIRGEPGIGKSALIASALSRVDAASGPVLRATADAMDQRRPYGLLLNALASGDAESRQRVAALAERQREIAAVDFARTEVTVGEHVLDLIDVMAARGPFTMVLEDLQWADAGSLAVLTRLSRSLHQQPIVIVCSKRPLPRSSGLDDLIADVEARHLLTTIELGPLPSQACAALTEAVTRARVDDDLLRQLDAAGGNPLFLIELLGVIQRDGSLTVASDGRARLSSMPVRAPSLALMIMNHLGSLSAPARDLLVLASVLGARFPIADLRLIARHPVTELLPALTEVMAAGVLGEDGASTLTFRHALIQEVLIADVPPTIRGELHHEIATRLDAAGAPPVAVAEHLLRAPASAELVPWTLELAERVRTISPETAVELWSHVIEASRPMEDAHIRAASGMARAIMVGGRTAEAAEIARAALDGGAPADLEGALRSTLSHALLLSGDYIGAQAEADRAAQSPRLSPAERAEHLAFSGWPRLLLGETGEALACAREAEAAAVASGNDSARILAMVLRGHIAACRGDLAEAFEALNEAVDISDAEHTVAAIEPFPHQIAATLFADIDRVPESLALFERGRRLAERLGYLPGVFSAFYLCSRARALSGHLSDVEADLEARDSLRGRLDVHMEATTLGTRAWVALHRDGPDAAEPWIRRLGDIEATTGLARGIAWVHGTASAQARAMGDSRRAFRILWSGWERCLSREVLLDCVQMAVQLAALAVELGELECAEQVEQVVTEVAERNPDVVHLAATALLVQGLARGDSDLLQEGAELMAATPRRMQHAQGAELAASALARDGRLEEATVLAQAALRSYRDIGADHDVDHARARLGSIGIRLKGARMVARPVSGWGALTKTEETVARQVATGLSNPEVAEVLFVSRRTVESHVSHVLAKLGLRSRTELVLLVARRANELDERGHEVEPAPKGRRHSPSRHGDAAGRRAGLVERDLDEHASP, encoded by the coding sequence ATGGCTCTCGCTGCACAGGGCCGCCAGTTCGAGCGCCCCTTCGTCGGGCGCGAGGCGGAGCTTCGGGTCCTCACCCATGCCCTTGCGCTCGACGGCCACTCGCACGGGAGCTTTGTCCTCATCAGGGGTGAACCCGGCATCGGCAAGTCCGCTCTCATCGCGTCGGCACTGAGCCGGGTCGACGCCGCCTCGGGCCCGGTCCTTCGCGCCACCGCCGACGCGATGGACCAGCGACGCCCCTATGGCCTGCTTCTCAACGCCCTGGCGTCCGGGGATGCGGAGAGTCGTCAGCGCGTGGCCGCCCTCGCCGAGAGACAGCGTGAGATCGCTGCGGTGGACTTCGCGCGCACGGAGGTCACTGTCGGGGAACACGTCCTCGACCTCATCGACGTCATGGCGGCCCGCGGTCCCTTCACCATGGTTCTGGAGGACCTCCAGTGGGCCGATGCCGGCTCGTTGGCCGTGCTCACCCGGCTCAGCCGTTCGCTGCACCAGCAGCCCATCGTCATCGTCTGCTCCAAGCGCCCGCTGCCCCGATCTTCGGGCCTCGACGACCTCATCGCGGACGTCGAGGCCCGCCATCTCCTCACCACCATCGAGCTCGGTCCCCTCCCGTCGCAGGCCTGCGCCGCGCTGACCGAGGCCGTCACCCGGGCCCGGGTGGACGACGACCTGCTGCGTCAACTGGATGCGGCCGGTGGCAATCCGCTCTTCCTCATCGAGCTGCTCGGGGTCATCCAGCGCGACGGTTCCCTCACCGTGGCTTCGGACGGCAGAGCTCGTCTCAGCTCGATGCCGGTCCGGGCGCCGTCGTTGGCGCTCATGATCATGAACCACCTCGGGTCCCTGTCCGCCCCGGCGCGTGATCTGCTCGTGCTTGCCTCGGTGCTGGGGGCCCGCTTCCCCATCGCAGACCTCCGCCTGATCGCCAGACACCCGGTGACCGAGCTCCTTCCGGCCCTGACCGAGGTCATGGCCGCCGGCGTTCTCGGCGAGGACGGCGCGAGCACGCTGACCTTCCGGCACGCCCTCATCCAAGAGGTGCTCATCGCCGATGTCCCGCCGACGATTCGCGGGGAGCTGCACCACGAGATTGCCACGCGTCTCGATGCGGCCGGCGCGCCGCCCGTCGCCGTGGCCGAGCACCTGCTGCGCGCACCGGCATCCGCCGAGCTCGTGCCCTGGACGCTGGAGCTGGCGGAGCGGGTGCGCACCATCTCTCCGGAGACTGCGGTCGAGCTGTGGAGCCATGTCATCGAGGCCTCCCGCCCGATGGAGGACGCCCACATACGCGCCGCGTCCGGCATGGCGCGAGCCATCATGGTCGGGGGCCGGACGGCCGAGGCCGCTGAGATCGCCCGCGCGGCCCTTGACGGCGGCGCCCCGGCAGACCTCGAGGGAGCACTCCGCTCGACCCTGTCCCACGCGCTCCTGCTCAGCGGTGACTACATCGGCGCGCAGGCAGAGGCCGACCGGGCGGCGCAGAGTCCCCGGCTGTCCCCGGCCGAGCGGGCCGAGCACCTGGCCTTCTCCGGCTGGCCCCGGCTGCTGCTCGGCGAGACAGGCGAAGCGCTCGCCTGCGCGCGAGAGGCCGAAGCTGCCGCCGTGGCGTCGGGGAACGACTCGGCCCGCATCCTCGCGATGGTGCTGCGGGGACACATCGCGGCGTGCCGTGGCGACCTGGCTGAGGCGTTCGAGGCGCTGAACGAGGCCGTCGACATCTCCGACGCGGAGCACACCGTCGCAGCGATCGAGCCGTTCCCGCACCAGATCGCGGCCACCCTGTTCGCCGACATCGATCGTGTTCCCGAGAGCCTGGCCCTGTTCGAGCGGGGGCGCCGGCTCGCGGAGCGGTTGGGCTATCTGCCCGGCGTGTTCTCGGCGTTCTATCTCTGTTCGCGGGCGAGGGCACTGAGTGGCCACCTCAGCGATGTCGAGGCGGATCTCGAGGCGAGGGACTCGCTTCGAGGCAGGCTCGATGTCCACATGGAGGCCACGACCCTGGGCACTCGCGCGTGGGTCGCGCTCCACCGCGACGGACCCGATGCTGCCGAGCCGTGGATCCGGCGGCTCGGTGACATCGAGGCGACGACGGGCCTGGCTCGTGGCATCGCCTGGGTCCACGGCACCGCCAGCGCCCAGGCCCGCGCGATGGGTGACAGCCGAAGGGCCTTCCGGATCCTGTGGAGCGGGTGGGAGCGCTGCCTCTCGCGCGAGGTGCTCCTGGACTGTGTCCAGATGGCCGTCCAACTGGCGGCACTGGCGGTGGAGCTCGGTGAGCTCGAGTGCGCTGAGCAGGTCGAGCAGGTCGTCACTGAGGTCGCCGAGCGCAACCCGGACGTCGTGCACCTCGCGGCGACCGCGCTCCTCGTCCAAGGGCTCGCCCGAGGCGACAGCGACCTTCTCCAAGAGGGAGCCGAGCTCATGGCCGCGACCCCGCGACGGATGCAGCATGCACAGGGGGCCGAGCTCGCTGCGTCGGCGCTGGCCAGGGACGGCCGACTCGAGGAGGCCACCGTCCTCGCTCAGGCAGCCCTGCGTTCCTACCGGGACATCGGTGCCGACCACGACGTGGATCACGCTCGTGCCCGTCTCGGGTCCATCGGGATTCGACTCAAGGGCGCTCGGATGGTGGCTCGGCCGGTGTCCGGTTGGGGAGCCCTCACCAAGACCGAGGAGACCGTCGCCCGGCAGGTGGCCACGGGACTGTCCAATCCCGAGGTGGCCGAAGTCCTCTTCGTCTCCCGGCGCACCGTCGAGAGTCATGTCTCACACGTCCT
- a CDS encoding MFS transporter: protein MTSTLDAGSDMGTGTGSGATVTPPGRATTVALAAPRKGRVTGRTVLLVASLGALLAFLDATIVNVAFPSIRESFPGTSIGTISWVLNAYNIVLAAFMIVCGRLSDLLGRRRLYIAGIALFTLASAWCAAATSIDVLVIARLFQALGAAMLIPASLALVIEAFPGEHRAHAIGLWGAAAAVAAGLGPPIGGALVESGGWRWAFIINIPLGVIAIVLSRRVLVESRAPGRRTMPDLLGAALLAGALGLGTTALIKANEWGLGSLTLWAIGLGCVALSVGFGISSRHHPSPLIDVELLRSRPFLVSNIVTLLAGAGFFAYLLTNILWLQYVWNYSVFHAGLALVPGALVAAVVAGALGPVAARRGYRGVIVAGSLVWVAAFVWYVRAVGTEPAFLSQWLPGQVLSGIGVGATLPLLGSLALEAVPGGRSATASAIISSVRQVGGVLGISILVIILGTPTPLTAVGLMRDGWTFSIICFVLCAVVSLFLGRLRAAEEAPSGAAVLAGAASSPADVDDVWVETSDGEGSAPVPVTQESLFSQLPADTQARIESSARPSTVPAGSWIVREGEVAQTLFVLTSGRAEVLVGDVSVRELGPGAVIGELALLTNGRRSASVRARRDCQVLEVDRDLLDATVWNDPDALTALVTALAHQLAVARPPATDVMRPGVVAVLSATANAPTHEVAGVLRSSLTKHLRVAVLRNASGDPLEQLDHIERDHDRVLLVADGEDPEWTASCRRQADVVVLVSRSGERVTLSPTEGPQPDVVLVGAAPSAEELSQWSTFDPWQITVTTDHDLPAGLARLGARLAGRSVGLVLSGGGARALSHVGVLLELEEDGIHIDRIAGASFGAIIAAAYAAGRTAREVEELVYTELVRGKPFSDYTVPRVALVRGKRTDEVMERTFGDLQIERLPRQFRCVSVDLLTRGLVVFRNGSLRDAVRASSRLPGLFPPIATSDQLLVDGGVLDNTPVDALTERNEGPLVVVNVTMGARPHRPMSVGPDGTPMARSPRPVRIPMLGETLLRTMMIGSSDTAPARQAGAYVISPSSMGVGLLEFHQLDTMIESGRAAARELLEQSGDELHGASDR, encoded by the coding sequence ATGACCTCGACACTCGACGCCGGCTCGGATATGGGCACGGGCACGGGCAGCGGCGCCACCGTCACGCCGCCAGGGAGGGCAACGACGGTGGCGCTGGCTGCCCCGCGCAAGGGTCGGGTCACGGGTCGGACCGTGCTGCTCGTCGCGTCGCTCGGTGCACTACTCGCGTTCCTCGACGCCACGATCGTCAACGTCGCCTTCCCCAGCATCCGGGAGTCGTTCCCCGGGACCTCCATCGGGACGATCTCCTGGGTGCTCAACGCCTACAACATCGTGCTGGCGGCGTTCATGATCGTGTGCGGTCGGCTGTCGGACCTGTTGGGGCGACGTCGTCTCTACATCGCCGGGATCGCCCTCTTCACCCTCGCGTCGGCCTGGTGCGCGGCAGCCACCTCGATCGACGTGCTCGTCATCGCCCGCCTCTTCCAGGCACTCGGGGCGGCGATGCTCATCCCCGCGTCGCTCGCGCTGGTCATCGAGGCGTTCCCCGGTGAGCACCGGGCTCACGCCATCGGGCTGTGGGGCGCTGCCGCCGCTGTCGCTGCCGGGCTCGGGCCGCCCATCGGTGGTGCCCTCGTGGAGAGCGGTGGCTGGCGGTGGGCCTTCATCATCAACATCCCGCTCGGGGTGATTGCCATCGTGCTGTCGAGGCGGGTGCTCGTCGAGAGCCGAGCCCCGGGTCGGCGGACGATGCCGGATCTGCTGGGGGCGGCCCTGCTCGCTGGAGCACTCGGACTGGGCACGACCGCCCTGATCAAGGCCAATGAGTGGGGCCTGGGGAGCCTCACTCTTTGGGCAATCGGCCTCGGGTGCGTCGCGCTCTCCGTGGGATTCGGCATCAGCTCGCGCCACCATCCCTCGCCGCTGATCGACGTCGAGCTCCTGAGGAGCCGGCCCTTCCTCGTGTCCAACATCGTCACACTGCTCGCAGGCGCTGGCTTCTTTGCCTATCTGCTCACCAACATCCTGTGGCTGCAATACGTCTGGAACTACTCGGTGTTCCACGCCGGGCTGGCGCTGGTGCCAGGGGCGCTCGTCGCTGCCGTCGTCGCTGGCGCTCTGGGGCCCGTTGCTGCCCGACGCGGCTATCGGGGCGTCATCGTCGCCGGCTCACTCGTGTGGGTCGCAGCCTTCGTCTGGTACGTCCGAGCCGTCGGCACCGAGCCCGCCTTCCTCAGCCAGTGGCTGCCCGGCCAGGTGTTGAGCGGGATCGGGGTCGGAGCCACCCTGCCGCTGCTCGGCAGCCTTGCCCTCGAAGCCGTTCCCGGTGGCCGGTCGGCGACGGCGTCGGCGATCATCTCCAGCGTCCGTCAGGTCGGTGGGGTTCTCGGGATCTCGATCCTCGTGATCATCCTCGGCACACCGACCCCTCTCACCGCAGTCGGCCTGATGCGCGACGGCTGGACGTTCAGCATCATCTGCTTCGTCCTGTGCGCCGTGGTTTCGCTCTTCCTCGGCCGCCTCCGGGCTGCGGAGGAGGCGCCCTCCGGCGCAGCCGTGCTGGCAGGGGCGGCCTCGTCACCTGCAGACGTTGACGACGTCTGGGTCGAGACCAGCGATGGCGAGGGCTCGGCTCCCGTCCCGGTCACTCAGGAGTCCTTGTTCTCCCAGCTCCCCGCAGACACCCAGGCCCGCATCGAGAGCTCGGCCCGACCATCGACCGTCCCGGCAGGGTCCTGGATCGTTCGCGAGGGTGAGGTGGCGCAGACCCTCTTCGTCCTGACGTCGGGCCGGGCCGAGGTGCTCGTCGGTGACGTGTCGGTGCGCGAGCTGGGACCGGGGGCGGTCATCGGGGAGCTGGCCCTGCTCACCAACGGGCGGCGCTCCGCATCCGTGCGGGCCCGCCGCGACTGCCAGGTCCTCGAGGTCGACCGTGACCTGCTCGACGCCACCGTGTGGAACGATCCCGACGCCCTCACCGCGCTCGTGACGGCTCTGGCGCACCAGCTCGCCGTGGCCCGGCCCCCCGCCACCGACGTGATGCGCCCGGGTGTCGTGGCGGTGCTGTCTGCGACAGCGAATGCACCCACCCACGAGGTCGCCGGCGTCCTGCGCAGCTCACTCACCAAACACCTCCGTGTCGCCGTGCTGAGGAACGCCTCGGGAGACCCGCTGGAGCAGCTCGACCACATCGAACGCGACCACGACAGGGTCCTCCTCGTGGCGGACGGCGAGGATCCCGAGTGGACTGCGTCGTGCCGACGGCAGGCCGACGTCGTCGTTCTCGTCTCCCGCTCCGGCGAACGGGTCACGCTCTCGCCGACCGAAGGACCCCAGCCCGACGTCGTCCTGGTCGGCGCCGCTCCGTCCGCTGAGGAACTCTCGCAGTGGTCGACCTTCGACCCGTGGCAGATCACGGTGACGACGGACCACGATCTCCCGGCTGGCCTCGCCCGCCTCGGGGCTCGACTGGCCGGGCGATCTGTCGGGCTCGTGCTGTCCGGAGGGGGTGCCCGAGCGCTGTCCCATGTCGGCGTCCTGCTCGAACTGGAGGAGGACGGCATCCACATCGACCGCATTGCGGGAGCGAGTTTTGGCGCGATCATCGCCGCGGCATACGCGGCCGGTCGGACGGCACGGGAGGTCGAAGAGCTCGTCTATACCGAGCTGGTGCGAGGCAAGCCGTTCAGCGACTACACGGTGCCGCGAGTCGCCCTGGTTCGAGGCAAGCGCACCGACGAGGTCATGGAGCGCACGTTCGGAGACCTGCAGATCGAACGCCTCCCACGCCAGTTCCGCTGTGTCAGTGTCGATCTGCTCACCCGTGGCCTTGTCGTGTTCCGCAACGGCTCGCTGCGTGACGCCGTGCGTGCGTCGTCGCGGTTGCCAGGGCTGTTCCCGCCGATCGCCACGTCGGATCAGCTCCTCGTCGATGGCGGGGTCCTCGACAACACGCCCGTGGACGCCCTGACCGAACGCAACGAGGGCCCTCTCGTCGTCGTCAACGTCACGATGGGCGCGCGGCCCCACCGACCCATGAGCGTGGGGCCCGACGGCACTCCCATGGCGAGGTCGCCTCGTCCGGTGCGCATCCCGATGCTCGGCGAGACCCTGCTGCGCACCATGATGATCGGCAGCTCGGACACCGCCCCCGCACGACAGGCCGGCGCCTACGTCATCTCCCCGAGCTCGATGGGTGTCGGACTGCTCGAGTTCCACCAGCTCGACACGATGATCGAGTCGGGGAGAGCCGCGGCGCGCGAACTGTTGGAGCAGTCGGGCGACGAGCTCCACGGCGCATCAGACCGCTGA
- a CDS encoding adenylate/guanylate cyclase domain-containing protein, which translates to MRGAREGDSSGALAPHLGPYVPRLVADWLDSEPDRRHRSVHATLLFADISGFTALTERLARFGTLGAEQMSDTLDSTFGALLEVAHSDGADLLKWGGDAVILLFQGDDNAARAARAAHRMRAALRDLVRRRALPVQVNLRMSIGVHSGAFDMFLVGDAASHRELLIAGPAASELVEMERLSDAGQIGLSAATVAMLPQSCCGATILGAPSPGARLLRSSPPLRNQAEAADGPLPADVSGAIPPMIRAHLEDAHGESEHRPVAVAFIGFSGIDALLRQHGALAATTALDQMVGSVQQACLAHGVVFFESDVAHDGGKILLTAGAPRSTGEDSERLLRTVRDIVDRAGVLSLRVGVNRGSVFAGDFGPGFRRTYSVKGDAVNLAARIMAKAAPGEVLASEDVVSRSRTFVRTERVEPFAVKGKAFPVHTLRVLGLVEGRSAARAESPFTGRSEELGRLRATVDRARQRSGSVVDVSGPPGIGKSRLVAELAPLPEDLVVLATTSSNFDSNASYFPFRTLMRDLLGIRPEDDAASVQSRLALRVQDSAPHIVPWLPVLAPLLAIEMPPTPQTRDLDERFRRHRLEEIALELLDAILPTPTLFVFEDVHLIDEASASLLQRLLTSSPLRPWCVIVTRRDASTTFVPDPTLPGLVPISLGPLSDEAATDLIEATAGDAALGVRAIEAMAGRAAGNPLFLTSLAGAAQLDGDAGNLPSSIEGVYLRELDRLDPRSRSLLRYAAVLGVRFEPGLLAALVPDADGADGSIDGRFDGDVEALFDGALAEFVETQGDGTVQFRHSLMRDVAYDGLPFRLRRSMHAQVALLLERDGDPAASPASLSGHFHSAGMHEQTWTHSLVAGEQAAAAYAYSEAADYFGRALDAATHLPELGQEARSAAYIRLGETRDMSGQSTAAIAAFRAARRLLPHDPVGRARLMYREARISLRLGKHPQSLRTLTRALHVIGDLPGAEADGVRAELATRYGFCRHLQGRPDEALRWMTQGARWAESSADTGVLAHAYNALHLAYGASAHGEDKPYGRLALAAYEELGDLGGQALCVNNLAIDDFRAGRWTEAAEMFERAASMFQRLGDEANEGNVTYNLGDVLVSRGRFDEALPPLRRALRLARGVDDEELVALALREGARAHAALGDTDRAWGLFAEARAKLVGLHLPIETALLDAARVEALVATGRIDDGVHLAATAQRQAIAGKVPDVLPRLHRVHAFALLALGRADDATEQVQRGLELVEAIGDGYDKALLGLARAEALGHTDPGSTAEQERLRNGAHATLERLGVVRLVGVSPAAQMPPRTSRTNSTMR; encoded by the coding sequence GTGCGAGGGGCTCGCGAGGGTGATTCGTCAGGTGCACTGGCCCCCCACCTCGGGCCATATGTCCCTCGTCTCGTCGCCGATTGGTTGGACTCGGAGCCGGACCGCCGCCACCGGTCGGTGCACGCCACGTTGCTCTTCGCTGACATCTCCGGGTTCACCGCCCTCACGGAGCGGCTCGCCCGGTTCGGCACGCTGGGGGCAGAGCAGATGAGCGACACCCTCGACAGCACGTTCGGGGCGTTGCTGGAGGTGGCTCACTCCGACGGGGCCGACTTGCTCAAGTGGGGAGGCGACGCGGTCATCCTGCTGTTCCAGGGTGACGACAACGCCGCGAGGGCGGCGCGGGCGGCCCACCGGATGCGCGCCGCCCTGCGTGACCTCGTCCGGCGTCGCGCTCTGCCCGTGCAGGTGAACCTGCGGATGTCGATCGGCGTTCACTCGGGGGCGTTCGACATGTTCCTCGTGGGAGATGCTGCGAGTCATCGGGAGCTGCTCATCGCCGGGCCGGCGGCGAGCGAACTCGTCGAGATGGAACGGCTGTCCGACGCCGGACAGATCGGCCTCAGCGCTGCAACGGTGGCCATGTTGCCCCAATCCTGCTGCGGCGCCACGATTCTCGGAGCCCCATCACCAGGTGCGCGACTGCTGCGCTCGAGCCCGCCGCTTCGGAACCAGGCGGAGGCTGCTGACGGCCCGCTGCCGGCGGACGTGTCAGGGGCGATTCCGCCGATGATCCGCGCACACCTCGAGGACGCACACGGCGAGTCCGAGCACCGCCCGGTGGCGGTGGCCTTCATCGGGTTCTCGGGCATCGACGCACTGCTGCGCCAACACGGTGCCCTCGCCGCGACGACCGCTCTTGACCAGATGGTGGGCTCGGTCCAGCAGGCGTGCCTCGCCCACGGTGTCGTCTTCTTCGAGTCGGATGTGGCTCACGACGGCGGCAAGATCCTGCTCACGGCTGGTGCACCTCGCAGCACCGGTGAGGACAGTGAACGACTGCTGCGCACCGTGCGCGACATCGTCGACCGCGCCGGCGTGCTCTCGCTGCGCGTCGGCGTCAACCGCGGGTCCGTGTTTGCGGGGGACTTCGGCCCAGGATTCCGCCGCACCTACTCGGTCAAGGGCGATGCCGTGAACCTCGCCGCGCGAATCATGGCGAAGGCCGCGCCGGGCGAGGTCCTGGCGAGCGAGGACGTCGTCTCGCGGTCACGCACCTTCGTGCGCACCGAGCGGGTGGAGCCGTTTGCCGTCAAGGGCAAGGCGTTCCCGGTCCACACCCTGCGCGTCCTGGGGCTCGTCGAGGGACGATCTGCCGCACGCGCCGAGTCGCCGTTCACGGGCCGCAGCGAGGAACTGGGGCGGCTGCGCGCGACCGTTGACCGCGCGAGGCAACGGAGCGGGTCGGTCGTCGACGTGTCAGGGCCACCCGGGATCGGCAAGTCACGTCTCGTCGCCGAACTCGCACCCCTGCCGGAGGACCTCGTCGTGCTGGCCACCACGAGCAGCAACTTCGACTCCAACGCCTCCTACTTCCCCTTCCGCACACTGATGCGGGACCTCTTGGGCATCAGGCCGGAGGACGACGCGGCCAGTGTGCAGTCTCGACTGGCACTGCGGGTGCAGGACAGCGCTCCCCACATCGTGCCGTGGCTGCCGGTGCTCGCTCCCCTGCTCGCCATCGAGATGCCCCCGACCCCGCAGACCCGCGACCTCGACGAGAGGTTCCGCCGACACCGGCTCGAGGAGATCGCGCTCGAGTTGCTCGACGCCATACTCCCCACGCCGACGTTGTTCGTCTTCGAGGACGTCCACCTCATCGACGAGGCCTCCGCCTCACTCCTGCAGCGCCTGCTCACCTCCAGCCCCCTCAGGCCCTGGTGCGTCATCGTCACCCGACGTGACGCCAGCACAACGTTCGTCCCCGACCCGACTCTGCCCGGGCTCGTCCCGATCTCCCTGGGTCCCCTGTCCGACGAAGCCGCCACAGACTTGATCGAAGCAACTGCAGGCGATGCGGCGCTCGGGGTGCGAGCCATCGAAGCCATGGCCGGCCGGGCGGCTGGCAACCCGCTGTTCCTCACATCGCTGGCCGGGGCCGCTCAACTCGACGGCGACGCCGGCAACCTGCCGTCCTCGATCGAGGGCGTCTACCTTCGCGAGCTCGACCGCCTCGACCCTCGTTCGCGGTCCCTGCTCCGGTATGCCGCTGTCCTCGGGGTGCGCTTCGAACCGGGTCTCCTCGCGGCACTCGTCCCCGATGCGGATGGGGCCGACGGCTCCATCGACGGCCGATTCGATGGCGACGTCGAAGCCCTCTTCGATGGCGCTCTGGCGGAGTTCGTCGAGACCCAAGGCGACGGAACGGTCCAGTTCCGACACTCCCTGATGCGCGACGTCGCCTACGACGGGCTCCCCTTCCGGCTGCGCCGATCGATGCACGCGCAAGTGGCCCTGCTGCTCGAGCGGGACGGTGACCCCGCAGCGAGTCCGGCCTCGCTCAGCGGCCACTTCCACTCCGCCGGGATGCACGAACAGACATGGACCCACTCCCTCGTCGCAGGCGAACAGGCTGCGGCGGCCTACGCCTACAGCGAAGCGGCCGACTACTTCGGGCGGGCCCTGGACGCCGCCACTCACCTGCCCGAATTGGGGCAGGAAGCCCGCTCGGCGGCATACATCCGTCTGGGTGAGACGCGAGACATGTCCGGCCAGTCCACCGCCGCAATCGCGGCGTTCCGTGCCGCCCGTCGACTCCTGCCGCACGACCCGGTCGGGCGGGCGCGGCTGATGTATCGCGAGGCTCGGATCAGTCTCCGGCTCGGCAAGCACCCGCAGTCGCTGCGGACATTGACTCGGGCACTGCACGTCATCGGCGACCTTCCGGGGGCCGAAGCCGATGGAGTGCGCGCTGAGCTGGCCACCCGCTATGGGTTCTGCCGTCACCTCCAGGGCCGGCCTGACGAGGCGCTCCGCTGGATGACCCAGGGTGCGCGTTGGGCCGAATCGAGCGCTGACACGGGGGTGCTCGCCCACGCCTACAACGCGCTGCACCTGGCCTACGGAGCCTCGGCGCACGGCGAGGACAAGCCCTATGGGCGACTCGCGCTCGCGGCATACGAGGAGCTCGGCGACCTCGGCGGGCAGGCGCTGTGCGTCAACAACCTGGCCATCGACGACTTCCGCGCCGGCCGCTGGACCGAGGCTGCGGAGATGTTCGAACGGGCTGCGTCGATGTTCCAGCGGCTGGGCGATGAGGCCAACGAGGGCAACGTGACCTACAACCTCGGCGACGTCCTCGTCTCGAGGGGTCGCTTCGACGAGGCCCTCCCGCCGTTGCGTCGCGCGCTGCGGCTCGCCCGTGGCGTCGACGATGAGGAGCTCGTGGCACTCGCCCTGCGAGAGGGTGCACGAGCGCACGCGGCCCTCGGTGACACGGACCGTGCCTGGGGGTTGTTCGCGGAGGCGCGCGCGAAGCTCGTTGGCCTCCATCTGCCCATCGAGACAGCCCTGCTCGACGCCGCCCGGGTGGAGGCCCTGGTCGCGACGGGTCGCATCGACGACGGTGTGCACCTGGCCGCGACAGCGCAGCGGCAGGCGATCGCCGGCAAAGTGCCCGACGTCCTTCCGCGGCTGCATCGGGTCCATGCCTTCGCCCTGCTTGCCCTGGGACGCGCGGACGACGCGACCGAGCAGGTGCAGCGTGGGCTTGAGCTGGTGGAGGCGATCGGCGACGGCTACGACAAGGCGCTGCTCGGGCTGGCCCGCGCCGAAGCCCTGGGGCACACCGATCCGGGGTCGACCGCCGAGCAGGAGCGGCTTCGCAACGGCGCGCACGCCACTCTCGAACGACTCGGTGTCGTGCGGTTGGTCGGTGTCAGCCCGGCGGCTCAGATGCCGCCTCGCACATCGCGGACGAACAGCACAATGAGGTGA